From a region of the Actinopolymorpha singaporensis genome:
- a CDS encoding methyltransferase domain-containing protein, with protein sequence MDQHTTVNQALWNELAPLHAASDFYDVQSFLRGTGTLGELELAEVGDVTGKSLLHLMCHFGLDTLSWVREGARVTGVDFSEQAIGIARDLADRTNTEAEFVVCDVLAAAEHLNDTYDVVFLSKGVVMWIGDLDAWAGTCARLLRPGGVLYVLDHHPLALALSDPGSAEGGLALHGSYFGRPVPTVVVKDGSYAVADAGLAHQESREWTHTLGEVVTALVRAGIAIEFLHEFPARAGDMPFPNLDRDGLRDELPAMFSVRGVRTGD encoded by the coding sequence GTGGACCAGCACACGACCGTCAACCAGGCCCTGTGGAACGAGCTCGCCCCGCTGCATGCCGCGTCGGACTTCTACGACGTGCAGTCGTTCCTGCGCGGGACCGGCACACTCGGCGAACTCGAACTCGCCGAGGTCGGTGATGTCACCGGCAAGAGCCTGCTGCACCTGATGTGTCACTTCGGTCTGGACACGCTGTCATGGGTGCGCGAGGGGGCCAGGGTCACCGGCGTCGACTTTTCCGAGCAGGCGATCGGCATAGCCCGGGACCTCGCCGACCGTACGAACACCGAGGCGGAGTTCGTGGTCTGCGACGTGCTCGCCGCGGCCGAGCACCTGAACGACACCTACGACGTGGTCTTCTTGTCCAAGGGTGTGGTGATGTGGATCGGCGACCTGGACGCCTGGGCGGGGACGTGTGCGCGACTCCTTCGCCCGGGCGGCGTGCTCTACGTGCTCGACCACCACCCGCTGGCGCTCGCGCTGTCGGACCCCGGCAGCGCAGAGGGCGGCCTGGCGCTGCACGGCTCCTACTTCGGCCGCCCGGTGCCGACCGTGGTGGTCAAGGACGGCTCGTACGCAGTGGCCGACGCCGGCCTGGCACACCAGGAGTCGCGGGAGTGGACCCACACCCTGGGCGAGGTGGTGACCGCGCTCGTCCGCGCGGGGATCGCGATCGAGTTCCTGCACGAGTTCCCGGCCAGGGCGGGTGACATGCCGTTCCCCAACCTCGACCGGGACGGTCTGCGCGACGAACTGCCCGCGATGTTCTCGGTCCGGGGCGTACGCACAGGGGACTGA
- a CDS encoding HNH endonuclease, which yields MQLNIPLTTLMGLCAQPGELGGFGPVITEVAARIVANHLDNPEARFSVGVTHPVTGRLLHLHPIPARFLRGLQAELVHARDQRCAWTTCRRPAATCHLDHNTEHHHGGSTSVENIAPLCPRHHKAKTDRNWKLHQTGPGEHTLTDPHGRHYHSRTPSLTDPAVDEPVVTASTRTVDDDLPPF from the coding sequence GTGCAGCTGAACATCCCGCTCACCACCCTGATGGGGCTGTGCGCCCAGCCGGGTGAGCTCGGCGGGTTCGGACCCGTCATCACCGAGGTGGCCGCCAGGATCGTCGCAAACCACCTCGACAACCCCGAAGCCAGATTCTCCGTGGGGGTCACCCACCCGGTCACCGGACGCCTACTGCACCTGCACCCCATACCGGCAAGATTCCTCCGCGGACTACAGGCAGAACTCGTCCACGCCCGCGACCAACGCTGCGCATGGACCACCTGCAGGAGACCCGCCGCCACCTGCCACCTCGACCACAACACCGAACACCACCACGGCGGATCGACGTCCGTAGAGAACATCGCACCCCTGTGCCCACGCCACCACAAAGCCAAAACCGACCGCAACTGGAAACTCCACCAGACCGGCCCCGGCGAACACACCCTCACCGACCCCCACGGCCGGCACTACCACAGCCGAACACCATCCCTCACCGACCCGGCCGTCGACGAACCAGTAGTCACCGCGAGCACCAGGACGGTCGACGATGACCTACCGCCGTTCTGA
- a CDS encoding beta-class carbonic anhydrase codes for MTGAFDDLLAANERYAADFQLAGFDGFAHAGVGLVTCMDSRIDPLGLLGLRPGDAKMVRNPGGRVTHQALLALILGVNLLKVERILVIPHTRCAMASATEAELRARVGEASGQDASWETFGAIADQESQLRDDVTRVRTHPLIPDSVAVGGFLYDVDTGRLRQIV; via the coding sequence ATGACCGGTGCTTTCGATGATCTGCTCGCCGCGAACGAGCGTTATGCAGCCGACTTCCAGCTCGCGGGATTCGACGGGTTCGCCCACGCGGGCGTCGGCCTCGTCACCTGCATGGACTCCCGCATCGACCCCCTCGGCCTGCTGGGACTGCGGCCCGGCGACGCCAAGATGGTGCGCAACCCCGGCGGGCGAGTCACCCACCAGGCGCTGCTGGCACTCATCCTGGGGGTCAACCTGCTGAAGGTCGAGCGGATCCTCGTGATACCGCACACCCGCTGCGCGATGGCCTCGGCCACCGAGGCCGAGTTGCGCGCCCGGGTCGGCGAGGCGAGCGGGCAGGACGCTTCATGGGAAACCTTCGGCGCGATCGCCGACCAGGAGAGCCAGCTGCGGGACGACGTGACGCGCGTACGCACGCACCCGCTGATTCCGGACTCGGTCGCCGTCGGCGGTTTCCTGTACGACGTCGACACCGGGCGGCTCCGCCAGATCGTGTGA
- a CDS encoding GNAT family N-acetyltransferase → MTSTANRSATSGAQTSVAAELLAAHDAQVRATVAARMPLTWTSHPDGRVLRVTTTHRAFVFSDGLAGASDEEVEGYVRRARDFFAERNEAVEWKYYSNDHPRLRGLLEEAGFAPEDEESVVVGRVRDVLDAGRVPEGITIRPVSDRPDLDRIAAMESEVWSQDWSWLADDLADRVAGSPDDIAVLVAEADGAVVAAAWLVVMPGTRFGGLWGGSTLARWRGRGIYRALIAERARIAQAKGLEFLQVDASEDSRPILERLGMFKVATTTPYVWTPQAS, encoded by the coding sequence GTGACCTCCACCGCGAACCGATCCGCGACTTCCGGTGCGCAGACCTCTGTCGCCGCCGAACTCCTCGCCGCCCACGACGCCCAGGTCCGGGCCACCGTGGCCGCCCGCATGCCGCTCACGTGGACCTCACACCCGGACGGCCGGGTACTGCGGGTGACCACGACCCACCGGGCGTTCGTGTTCTCCGACGGACTCGCCGGCGCATCGGATGAGGAGGTGGAGGGCTACGTCCGGCGGGCGCGGGACTTCTTCGCCGAGCGGAACGAAGCGGTGGAGTGGAAGTACTACAGCAACGACCATCCGCGGCTGCGGGGCCTCCTGGAAGAGGCCGGCTTCGCGCCCGAGGACGAGGAGTCGGTGGTCGTCGGCCGGGTGCGCGACGTCCTCGACGCCGGGCGGGTGCCGGAGGGCATCACGATCCGCCCCGTCAGCGACCGGCCTGACCTGGACCGGATCGCGGCGATGGAGTCGGAGGTGTGGTCCCAGGACTGGTCCTGGCTGGCCGACGACCTGGCCGACCGGGTGGCCGGCAGCCCCGACGACATCGCCGTCCTGGTCGCCGAGGCCGATGGAGCCGTGGTGGCGGCGGCCTGGCTGGTGGTGATGCCGGGCACCAGGTTCGGCGGCCTGTGGGGCGGTTCGACGCTGGCGAGGTGGCGGGGACGCGGCATCTACCGGGCGCTGATCGCCGAGCGCGCGCGAATCGCGCAGGCCAAGGGACTGGAGTTCCTTCAGGTGGACGCCTCCGAGGACAGCCGGCCGATCCTCGAACGCCTGGGCATGTTCAAGGTCGCCACCACCACGCCGTACGTCTGGACTCCGCAGGCGTCATGA
- a CDS encoding sensor histidine kinase, whose product MPADPISATALPDGGHADRRIAPWWLRPAGLALLVVVMGLTLRDRPDEYAHGLDVLALAATAAVAVGGAGLLVELPRGRPTWLTAALFALLIAGSVVVVAIEPDGPGFVGGFVTTSVAASSLPRRPGQAVVAFTLVGIAVAGHFGGHRSWTTILIAEAGALAFFRLGQYARQLRARTEQAERLLAEVQRTRSAYVRAATLAERQRLAREMHDVLAHSLSGLLVHLEGARLLAVQEGAGPGLINSLDRARGLAQAGLGEARQAIGVLRDEDLPGPDRLPALAGELERDLGIACRVEVRGTPYDLGPQARLTLYRVAQEALTNVRRHAHPDRIDVCLSYQPGGTRLTVEDVAASAASELAAESGRAPGYGVSGMRERAELLGGELTAEPTATGFRVTLWLPVRDAEMPAGGDAEIPMRDGEVPA is encoded by the coding sequence GTGCCCGCTGACCCGATCTCGGCCACCGCCTTGCCGGACGGGGGCCACGCGGACCGGCGCATCGCTCCGTGGTGGCTGCGGCCGGCTGGGCTCGCGCTGCTCGTCGTCGTGATGGGTCTGACCCTGCGCGACCGGCCGGACGAGTACGCCCACGGCCTGGACGTCCTTGCCCTGGCCGCGACGGCTGCCGTCGCCGTCGGCGGCGCGGGCCTGCTCGTCGAGCTGCCCCGTGGGCGGCCCACCTGGCTGACCGCCGCCCTCTTCGCCCTGCTGATCGCCGGCTCGGTGGTGGTCGTGGCGATCGAGCCGGACGGGCCGGGATTCGTCGGCGGGTTCGTCACCACCAGCGTGGCGGCCTCGAGCCTGCCCCGGAGGCCCGGTCAGGCGGTCGTGGCGTTCACGCTGGTCGGTATCGCCGTGGCGGGGCACTTCGGCGGGCACCGGTCGTGGACGACGATCCTGATCGCCGAGGCCGGCGCGCTGGCGTTCTTCCGCCTCGGGCAGTACGCCCGGCAGCTGCGCGCGCGGACCGAGCAGGCCGAACGCCTGCTGGCCGAGGTCCAGCGCACCAGGTCCGCCTACGTACGCGCGGCCACCCTTGCCGAACGCCAGCGACTCGCCCGGGAGATGCACGACGTGCTGGCCCACTCGCTGTCCGGACTACTGGTGCACCTGGAAGGTGCCCGGTTGCTGGCCGTTCAGGAGGGGGCCGGCCCGGGGCTGATCAACTCCCTCGACCGGGCGCGGGGCCTGGCCCAGGCCGGGCTCGGCGAGGCGCGGCAGGCCATCGGCGTACTCCGCGACGAGGACCTTCCCGGGCCGGACCGGCTACCCGCGCTGGCCGGGGAGCTCGAGCGCGATCTGGGGATCGCCTGCCGGGTCGAGGTGCGCGGCACGCCGTACGACCTGGGTCCGCAGGCCCGGCTGACGTTGTACCGCGTGGCGCAGGAGGCGTTGACGAACGTACGTCGGCACGCCCACCCCGACCGGATCGACGTATGCCTGAGCTACCAGCCCGGCGGCACCCGGCTGACCGTCGAGGACGTGGCCGCCTCCGCCGCGTCGGAGCTCGCCGCCGAAAGCGGTAGAGCACCCGGCTACGGCGTGAGCGGCATGCGCGAACGCGCCGAACTGCTCGGCGGCGAGCTGACCGCCGAGCCGACCGCGACCGGCTTCCGCGTCACCCTCTGGCTGCCCGTGCGCGACGCCGAGATGCCCGCGGGCGGCGACGCCGAGATCCCGATGCGCGACGGCGAGGTGCCGGCGTGA
- a CDS encoding MASE1 domain-containing protein gives MERISGLRRIGIVGLQIIAVAAAFYGSAQLGLLVGLVDGQISPFWPPTGIALVALLLLGPRIWPAILLGALLVELSQSPPVAVLPTAAGTTLACVCAYYALRRFGFRTELDRLRDALALVFFAAFGSMLISSTIGTAIRVAVGATDPSFFLPTWLTWWTGDAMGVLFVAPLLLTVVRIPWRHAIPTATLLELIALFAAAFGVVLAGARMFGVLFLAFPLLVWAAWRYQLPGAAPVALLASADAIYAAVHSIGPFTGRGLFDTMVILQMFDGAVALTGLLLSVAIIERDRARREIERTCERLDEVLDHFDRSAGALRVVPPQAPSEERTVRRESHRPNRVEGPPYSGPPGTSPPVNGRLR, from the coding sequence GTGGAGCGCATCTCCGGGCTCCGACGGATCGGAATCGTTGGGCTGCAGATCATCGCTGTTGCGGCCGCCTTCTACGGATCGGCGCAACTGGGGCTCCTGGTCGGTCTGGTCGACGGACAGATCAGCCCATTCTGGCCGCCGACCGGGATCGCACTGGTAGCCCTGCTGCTGCTCGGCCCGCGGATCTGGCCGGCGATTCTGCTCGGTGCCCTCCTGGTCGAGTTGAGCCAGAGCCCGCCGGTCGCCGTTCTGCCCACGGCTGCGGGAACGACGCTCGCATGCGTGTGTGCGTACTACGCACTACGTAGGTTCGGTTTCCGGACCGAACTCGACCGGCTGCGCGACGCGCTCGCGCTGGTGTTCTTTGCCGCGTTCGGCAGCATGTTGATCAGCTCGACCATCGGAACCGCGATCCGGGTGGCCGTCGGCGCGACCGATCCGAGCTTCTTCCTGCCGACCTGGCTGACCTGGTGGACCGGTGACGCGATGGGCGTCCTGTTCGTCGCGCCTCTGCTGCTGACCGTCGTCAGAATCCCGTGGCGGCACGCCATCCCAACAGCGACGCTGCTGGAGCTCATCGCGCTGTTCGCCGCCGCGTTCGGGGTGGTGCTGGCCGGTGCCCGCATGTTCGGCGTCCTCTTCCTCGCCTTTCCGCTGCTGGTATGGGCCGCCTGGAGGTACCAGCTGCCAGGTGCCGCACCGGTTGCGTTGCTCGCCTCGGCGGACGCGATCTACGCGGCGGTGCACTCGATCGGGCCGTTCACCGGACGCGGGCTGTTCGACACGATGGTGATCCTGCAGATGTTCGACGGGGCAGTCGCTCTGACCGGACTGCTGCTGTCCGTCGCGATCATCGAACGCGACCGGGCGAGAAGGGAGATCGAACGCACCTGTGAGCGGCTGGACGAAGTGCTCGATCACTTCGACCGCAGCGCCGGCGCGTTGCGGGTTGTGCCTCCGCAAGCTCCTTCCGAGGAGCGAACGGTGCGTCGGGAGTCGCATCGGCCGAACAGAGTCGAAGGTCCTCCGTACAGCGGCCCGCCCGGCACTTCCCCGCCTGTCAACGGTCGGTTGCGCTGA
- a CDS encoding DUF222 domain-containing protein, whose protein sequence is MSAGPRLAVLVASVDRSMCNGFELEELIKARRRLICWLEAECLSDVNELAYAEPGRVDGPAGRSVTPDPMTPEILEPLLGWTGYRAHQYVALATTLPRLPRVRAALASGGLELNDVRVIVDRITDAEPDLWAAIEDAIFPKVLELRGGLLRAKVEAEVVTADPDAAAKRHRAARSGRNVAIWPAVDGVADLAIRGLSADQAAEAYGHIDAIARAVKATGDTRTLSQLRADVAAALLTGTADIKDCSTPPLAEQTHGDTAQGRAEQD, encoded by the coding sequence ATGTCGGCTGGTCCGCGGTTGGCAGTGCTGGTCGCCTCGGTGGACCGAAGCATGTGTAACGGGTTCGAGTTGGAGGAGCTGATCAAGGCACGGCGGCGGCTGATCTGCTGGCTGGAGGCTGAGTGCCTGTCCGATGTGAACGAGCTGGCCTACGCCGAGCCCGGCAGGGTTGACGGCCCGGCCGGACGCAGTGTCACCCCGGATCCGATGACACCTGAGATCCTGGAGCCGTTGCTGGGGTGGACCGGCTACCGCGCCCACCAGTACGTGGCCCTGGCCACCACACTGCCCCGGCTGCCGCGGGTACGTGCGGCCCTCGCGTCCGGTGGGCTGGAGCTCAACGATGTGCGGGTGATCGTGGACCGGATCACCGACGCCGAACCCGACCTGTGGGCAGCCATCGAGGACGCGATCTTCCCCAAAGTGCTCGAACTGCGGGGCGGGTTGTTGCGGGCCAAGGTCGAAGCCGAGGTCGTCACAGCAGACCCCGACGCCGCCGCCAAACGTCACCGCGCCGCCAGGTCCGGGCGCAACGTCGCGATCTGGCCCGCCGTCGACGGCGTCGCCGACCTCGCCATCCGCGGCCTTTCCGCAGACCAGGCCGCCGAAGCCTACGGCCACATCGACGCCATCGCCCGCGCAGTCAAAGCAACCGGCGACACCCGCACCCTCAGCCAACTCCGCGCCGACGTCGCCGCCGCCCTACTCACCGGCACCGCCGACATCAAAGACTGCTCCACCCCACCGCTCGCTGAACAAACGCACGGCGACACCGCTCAAGGCCGCGCCGAGCAGGACTAG
- a CDS encoding cytochrome ubiquinol oxidase subunit I: protein MVVLLTAPATYADLVAARTQMALSLGWHIILACLGVGMPAITLIAEWRGHRTGDPAYRMLARRWARAMGVLFAVGAVSGTILSFEMGLLWPGLMGVYGQVIGLPFAMEGVAFFIEAIFLGIYLYAWDRLSPVKHLLTGIPIMVAGVASAFFVVSANAWMQQPTGFDVAHGRIVAVDPWAAMFNPSTPPQTTHMILAAFMVAGFGIAGVYAVGTLRGRRDRYHRLGFLLPFTVAAVVTPAQLVVGDWAARFVADNQPIKLAAMEGLFHTGRGVPLSVGGFAVDGELRGALEIPYGLSLLAHGKPNAEVVGLDKVPPSDWPPVNVVHPAFDLMVGMGLALLLLSAWLAWTWWRRRELPRSAWFLRAASLGGVAAVVALEAGWTVTEVGRQPWTVYGVLRTADAVNPAPGLVWGFVLVFAVYVVLTVATVYVLRRLSRDSPAPAAPQEHDVAGYPVA, encoded by the coding sequence ATGGTGGTGTTGCTGACCGCGCCCGCGACCTACGCCGACCTCGTGGCGGCCCGGACCCAGATGGCTCTGTCCCTGGGCTGGCACATCATCCTGGCCTGCCTGGGCGTCGGCATGCCGGCGATCACGTTGATCGCGGAGTGGCGCGGACATCGCACCGGGGACCCGGCCTACCGGATGCTCGCGCGGCGCTGGGCGCGGGCCATGGGCGTGCTCTTCGCGGTCGGCGCGGTGTCCGGCACCATTCTGTCGTTCGAGATGGGTCTGTTGTGGCCGGGCCTGATGGGCGTCTATGGGCAGGTCATCGGCCTGCCGTTCGCCATGGAGGGCGTGGCGTTCTTCATCGAGGCGATCTTCCTGGGCATCTATCTGTACGCCTGGGATCGGCTGAGTCCGGTCAAGCATCTGTTGACAGGGATACCGATCATGGTCGCCGGGGTCGCCAGTGCGTTCTTCGTGGTGTCGGCCAACGCTTGGATGCAGCAGCCCACCGGGTTCGACGTCGCGCACGGGAGGATCGTCGCGGTCGACCCGTGGGCGGCGATGTTCAACCCGTCGACCCCTCCGCAGACGACGCACATGATCCTGGCGGCGTTCATGGTCGCCGGGTTCGGCATCGCCGGTGTCTACGCGGTCGGGACGTTGCGTGGTCGACGCGACCGGTACCACCGGCTGGGTTTCCTGCTGCCGTTCACGGTGGCGGCCGTGGTCACGCCTGCACAACTCGTCGTCGGCGACTGGGCCGCCCGCTTCGTCGCCGACAACCAGCCGATCAAGCTCGCCGCGATGGAAGGGCTGTTCCACACCGGACGCGGCGTACCCCTGAGCGTCGGCGGCTTCGCCGTCGACGGCGAGCTGCGGGGCGCCCTCGAGATTCCGTACGGGCTCTCCCTCCTCGCGCACGGCAAGCCGAACGCCGAGGTCGTCGGCCTCGACAAGGTTCCACCGAGCGACTGGCCGCCGGTCAACGTCGTGCACCCCGCCTTCGACCTGATGGTCGGAATGGGACTGGCGCTGCTGTTGCTGTCGGCATGGCTCGCGTGGACGTGGTGGCGACGGCGGGAGCTGCCGCGCTCAGCGTGGTTCCTGCGGGCGGCGTCGCTCGGCGGCGTCGCCGCCGTGGTGGCGCTCGAGGCCGGCTGGACGGTCACCGAGGTCGGCCGGCAACCGTGGACGGTCTACGGCGTGCTGCGTACGGCCGATGCGGTCAACCCCGCACCCGGACTGGTGTGGGGATTCGTCCTGGTCTTCGCGGTCTACGTGGTGCTCACCGTGGCGACGGTGTACGTTCTGCGCCGGCTGTCCCGGGACTCCCCAGCGCCGGCCGCGCCGCAGGAACACGACGTCGCCGGGTACCCGGTCGCCTGA
- a CDS encoding DNA glycosylase AlkZ-like family protein — MTVHRLSRTEARRVAVRAQLLQKERPTDLLDLVRHLTMLQLDPTAAIAPNADLVAWSRLGSSYAPAELTAALEKRRLIELAAMLRPAEDLALYRAQMAAWPGTGKLRDWQVSLREWVRANDACRRDILDRLGSSGPLTSRELPDTCAVPWSSTGWTNNKNVIKLLDIMVARGEVAIAGRRGRERLWDLASRVYPDDPVVPADEAARVRDERRLRSLGIARARAAESPTEAWDVGEAGEPAVVEGVKGTWRVDPVYLDQPFSGRAVPGRAALLSPFDRLVHDRRRTLELCDFDYQLEMYKPAAKRRWGYFALPILYGDCLVGKLDATADRKAGLLRVHAIHQDVPFTKAISAAVHREINDLARWLKVDPSLPG, encoded by the coding sequence ATGACCGTGCACCGGCTGTCCCGCACGGAGGCTCGCCGCGTCGCCGTACGCGCGCAACTCCTGCAGAAGGAACGGCCGACGGATCTGCTCGACCTGGTGCGTCACCTCACCATGCTCCAGCTCGACCCGACGGCGGCGATCGCGCCGAACGCCGACCTGGTGGCGTGGAGCCGCCTCGGTTCGTCGTACGCACCGGCCGAGCTGACCGCCGCCCTGGAGAAACGCCGGCTGATCGAGCTGGCGGCGATGCTCCGGCCGGCCGAGGACCTGGCGCTCTACCGCGCCCAGATGGCGGCGTGGCCGGGTACCGGGAAGCTTCGCGACTGGCAGGTGTCGCTGCGGGAGTGGGTGCGGGCCAACGACGCCTGCCGACGCGACATCCTGGACCGGCTCGGCTCCTCCGGGCCGCTGACGTCGCGGGAGCTTCCGGACACCTGCGCCGTGCCGTGGAGTTCTACCGGGTGGACCAACAACAAGAACGTGATCAAGCTGCTCGACATCATGGTGGCGCGGGGCGAAGTCGCCATCGCCGGGCGCAGGGGCCGCGAGCGGCTGTGGGACCTCGCGTCACGGGTCTATCCCGACGACCCGGTGGTCCCGGCGGACGAGGCGGCGCGTGTCCGCGACGAACGCCGGTTGCGTTCCCTGGGCATTGCTCGAGCCAGGGCGGCGGAGAGCCCGACCGAGGCATGGGATGTCGGTGAGGCCGGCGAACCCGCCGTGGTCGAGGGTGTCAAGGGCACCTGGCGGGTGGACCCGGTCTACCTCGACCAGCCCTTTTCCGGCCGGGCCGTCCCGGGCCGGGCGGCGTTGCTGTCGCCGTTCGACCGTTTGGTCCACGACCGAAGGCGCACGCTCGAGCTCTGCGACTTCGACTACCAGCTGGAGATGTACAAGCCGGCCGCCAAGCGGCGCTGGGGCTACTTCGCGCTCCCGATCCTGTACGGCGACTGCCTCGTGGGAAAACTCGACGCCACCGCCGACCGCAAGGCCGGCTTGCTCCGGGTGCACGCCATCCACCAGGACGTACCGTTCACGAAGGCGATCAGCGCCGCCGTACACCGTGAGATCAACGATCTCGCGCGCTGGCTGAAGGTGGATCCCTCCCTGCCGGGTTGA
- a CDS encoding VC0807 family protein: MNTSSTPPRTASARATASNRPDQPTLSRPSLRRLLPRVAVNAGLPLVVFAMVRPHVGSDVLALAVAGGVPLLGTLATVVLRRRLDMVGAAALVGFGLALVISALSGGNRIVLELQDSLVTGPLGLLLLGSAAVGRPLHLVLVRILAARDPRMRWDLSDPGRRRTSTIFTVLLGSTLAVHAGVLVVLALTVPTGTYLALSRPIGLAVLAVGVGAMWWYRTRLRNRSS; this comes from the coding sequence ATGAACACCTCCTCCACGCCGCCGCGGACCGCCTCTGCCCGAGCGACCGCCTCCAACCGACCGGACCAGCCGACACTTTCCCGCCCGTCCCTGCGCCGCCTGCTGCCACGGGTCGCCGTCAACGCCGGCTTGCCCCTGGTGGTCTTCGCGATGGTCCGGCCCCACGTCGGCAGCGACGTGCTCGCGCTCGCCGTCGCCGGCGGCGTTCCGCTCCTCGGAACCCTCGCCACGGTCGTACTGCGACGACGCCTCGACATGGTCGGCGCGGCCGCGCTGGTGGGTTTCGGTCTTGCTCTGGTGATCTCCGCCCTGTCCGGCGGGAACCGGATCGTGCTCGAACTCCAGGACTCCCTGGTGACCGGGCCGCTCGGGCTACTGCTGCTCGGCTCTGCTGCCGTGGGCAGGCCGCTCCACCTCGTACTCGTGCGGATCCTCGCCGCCCGCGACCCGCGGATGCGCTGGGATCTGTCGGACCCGGGCCGGCGTCGTACGTCGACGATCTTCACCGTTCTGCTCGGATCGACGCTCGCGGTTCACGCCGGTGTGCTGGTGGTCCTCGCCCTCACAGTGCCGACTGGGACGTACCTCGCGTTGTCGCGGCCGATCGGGCTGGCCGTGCTCGCGGTGGGTGTGGGTGCGATGTGGTGGTACCGCACGCGGCTGCGGAACCGATCCTCCTGA
- a CDS encoding cytochrome d ubiquinol oxidase subunit II: MPLVDVILALVWIGLTAYVLFAGADFGAGGWDLLAGSAERGRAQRGLIEHSIGPVWEANHVWLIFVIVLLWTGIPPVFAAVFSTLYIPLTLAALGIIARGSAFAFRKVSTKLWQRRLFGATFAFSSVVTPFFLGTVAGAIASGRVPPGIARGNLVTSWLNPTSIVTGALAVGTGAYLAAVYLTRDAERADLAALAEVFRRRGLVTGVVVGVVAAVGLVVLHADAPGLFTELTSGRALPLLVLSLAAGLASLVLLWLRVFVAVRITAAAAVVGLLWGWGVGQFPRLLPGVTARQAAATDAVLAATIGAVAVGALLLVPSLWWLYATFQRGSHQETAPASGQEPT; the protein is encoded by the coding sequence ATGCCACTCGTCGACGTCATCCTCGCGCTGGTGTGGATCGGCCTCACGGCGTACGTGTTGTTCGCCGGAGCGGACTTCGGTGCCGGCGGCTGGGATCTGCTCGCCGGCAGCGCCGAACGCGGCCGGGCGCAACGCGGGCTGATCGAGCACTCCATCGGACCGGTGTGGGAAGCCAACCACGTATGGCTGATCTTCGTCATCGTGTTGCTGTGGACGGGCATTCCGCCGGTGTTCGCCGCGGTGTTCTCCACCCTGTACATCCCGCTCACGCTTGCCGCGCTGGGGATCATCGCCCGCGGGTCCGCGTTCGCGTTCCGCAAGGTGAGCACCAAACTGTGGCAGCGGCGGCTGTTCGGCGCGACGTTCGCGTTCTCGTCGGTGGTGACGCCGTTCTTCCTCGGCACCGTCGCGGGGGCGATCGCGTCCGGCAGGGTGCCACCCGGCATCGCGCGCGGCAATCTGGTCACCAGTTGGCTCAACCCCACGTCGATCGTGACCGGGGCACTCGCCGTGGGCACCGGTGCCTATCTCGCGGCGGTCTACCTCACGCGGGACGCGGAGCGCGCCGATCTCGCCGCACTGGCAGAAGTTTTCCGCCGGCGCGGGCTGGTCACGGGAGTCGTCGTCGGAGTGGTCGCGGCGGTGGGGCTGGTCGTCTTGCATGCGGACGCGCCGGGCCTGTTCACCGAGCTCACCTCCGGCCGGGCGCTCCCTCTGCTCGTCCTCTCGCTCGCCGCGGGGTTGGCCTCGCTCGTACTCCTCTGGCTGCGGGTGTTCGTGGCCGTACGGATCACCGCGGCGGCCGCGGTCGTGGGCCTGTTGTGGGGGTGGGGTGTCGGACAGTTTCCGCGGCTGCTGCCGGGGGTGACGGCTCGTCAGGCCGCGGCGACCGATGCCGTACTCGCCGCCACGATCGGCGCGGTCGCCGTCGGCGCACTCCTGCTCGTTCCGTCGCTGTGGTGGCTGTACGCCACCTTCCAGCGCGGCTCGCACCAGGAGACGGCCCCTGCGTCGGGTCAGGAGCCGACGTAG
- a CDS encoding OsmC family protein has translation MTTTTAEKVVNGVDAGRLFQTITAIEQDPALAKFNFRLINFWVRGAHNRAVVADFDGARTSHRRDKTYFVYDKDEHPALLGEDRGANPVEYLLAGLAGCVTTTLVYHAAARGITLTRVDAELDGDIDLRGLLGMAEDVRPGYQSIRMTMHVEGDASREELADLVGLAERRSPVADVVMHGTPLRLALADEGT, from the coding sequence ATGACGACAACGACCGCCGAGAAGGTCGTCAACGGGGTGGACGCGGGCAGGTTGTTCCAGACCATCACCGCGATCGAACAGGATCCGGCGCTCGCGAAGTTCAACTTCCGGCTCATCAACTTCTGGGTCCGCGGTGCACACAACAGGGCGGTCGTCGCCGACTTCGACGGCGCTCGTACGTCACACCGCCGGGACAAGACGTACTTCGTCTACGACAAGGACGAACACCCGGCACTGCTGGGTGAGGACCGGGGCGCCAACCCGGTGGAGTACCTCCTCGCCGGACTCGCAGGATGTGTCACCACCACGCTCGTCTACCACGCGGCGGCCCGGGGGATCACTCTCACTCGGGTGGACGCCGAGCTCGACGGCGACATCGACCTGCGGGGACTGCTCGGCATGGCCGAGGACGTTCGCCCCGGCTACCAGAGCATCCGGATGACGATGCACGTCGAGGGGGACGCCAGCAGGGAGGAACTCGCCGATCTGGTAGGTCTCGCCGAACGCCGCTCGCCGGTGGCCGACGTCGTGATGCACGGCACGCCGCTGCGCCTCGCTCTCGCCGACGAGGGGACGTAA